The genomic region TTTCGTAAGCGCTGATTGAATATTCTCCCAAAATATTCATATCTTTTGTTGTTGGGGTTTTCCCAATTTGTTCTTTTACGTCTTTAAAGTTATTTTCAAATTCTTTTATCGTAATGGACTTGTTTTGAATAATAGGTTCATTGATTGCTTTAAGGAAAAAATTCCAGGTTCCCCATCTTTTCCTATAAACAGACGAAGAAAATTTGCATTTGCTGTCAATATCCGAAATTGTCGGTTGTTTGCCAAGTTTTTCTTTCAAGGAATAATATTCTTGAACAAGTTTTTCAGAAGGTATTTTGAATTTTTTAAGTTTCTTTTCTTGGAGAAACTCTAAAAACATTTTTGGAGAAGAAAAATCTTTTTTTAACCATTTTTCAAGATCGTCTCTGTCAACCAGTTTACAATTACAGCTTTTTGCTAACTCAATAGCTGCTTCTGTGAAAATATTATTTGAAACGACCATACACAAATCAGCCCCATAATATTTCATGCCAGTGTAAACTTCTTGAACGCTTTTTAAATTAACTGGCCTATTATATCTTTTTGTCTGAATAACATATTTTTCTGTATTCAAATTTCCTGTTACATCAACACCGAAGTCGCCCGATGCTTTTGTTGTTTTTAAATTTGAAAATCCGATATTTTCTAAAAATTCTTTTACGAATATTTCAAATTCGACACCAGTCAATTTATCTATAATGTTAATTTCGCTCATATTTCTAAAAAATGTTTAAAACATTCGGACATTTCATATCACTACTGGTTTTGCAATATTGTTTGCAAAGCCATCACCAGTAGCAAGATTTACGCTACCTGTGTATAGTATTTCAGTAGCTGTGAGCGGCATTTCACTACCGGTGAAGAGCATTTCAGTAGCTGTGAGCAATATTTCACTACCTGTGAGCAGCACTTCGGCACCTGTGAATAGCATTTCCACGCCTGCGGCGGACTTCGCAGCACCTGTGGGCAGCATTTCAGCACCTGTGAGCAACATTTCGGTGAACGCAAGATGCTAAATGCCTATTTTGCAACAACTTCCGACACAACTTCCAAAAACAGTCAACATGATATGTCCCAAAAATCTGTGTAAATCCGTGTCCAATTATGGTTTTTAGCTGCTCAGTTCCTCTCCAGCGAACATATCTGCCCGGCCAGTTTCAGGTCCGGCAGGATATTGACCACAAAATCAAAAAGCAGCCGGCGGATGACCATGGGATCCGACTCCTCCATCACCCTGGCCGCCACCTTGCGGCATTCGTCCACGCTTAAATTCATGATCATCCGCTTTATCTCCGGCACCGAAGCCGGGTTCATGCTGAACTCATCCAGGCCCAGGCCTAAAAGCAGCGGCATAGCCAGCGGATCGGCGCACATCTCGCCGCACATCCCCACCCAGATCCCGGCCCGGTGGCCCTGTTCGGAGACCTCCCGGATCAGCCGCAGCACCGCCGGGTTGAAGGGATCGTACAGCCCGGCCACCCTCTGGTTGCTGCGGTCCACCGCCAGGGTGTACTGGGTCAGGTCGTTGGAACCAATGCTGAAGAAATCCACCTCCCTGGCCAGCTGGCGCGAGGTCAGGGCGGCCGAGGGCGTCTCCACCATTATTCCCAGCTGGCAGCCGGGATCGAACTTGATGCCCTGGCTTTTTAGCTCGGCCTTGACCCCGGCGATGATCTGCTTGGCGCTCAGCACTTCGGACAGGCAGCAGATCATGGGCAGCATTATCTTTACCTGGCCGTGGGCCGAGGCCCTGAGGATGGCCCTCAGCTGTGGCTTGAAGATCTCGGGCCGGTCCAGGCAGAACCTGATGGCCCGCCAGCCCATGAAGGGGTTGGCCTCGCTTAGGGGCCCGGTCTTGTTGTCCAGCTTGTCGCCGCCCAGGTCAAAGGTCCGGAAGATCACCGGATCGGGGCTGAGCTTTTCCGCCACCCGGCGGTAGACCTGGTACTGCTCCTCCT from bacterium harbors:
- a CDS encoding putative PEP-binding protein; protein product: EEQYQVYRRVAEKLSPDPVIFRTFDLGGDKLDNKTGPLSEANPFMGWRAIRFCLDRPEIFKPQLRAILRASAHGQVKIMLPMICCLSEVLSAKQIIAGVKAELKSQGIKFDPGCQLGIMVETPSAALTSRQLAREVDFFSIGSNDLTQYTLAVDRSNQRVAGLYDPFNPAVLRLIREVSEQGHRAGIWVGMCGEMCADPLAMPLLLGLGLDEFSMNPASVPEIKRMIMNLSVDECRKVAARVMEESDPMVIRRLLFDFVVNILPDLKLAGQICSLERN
- a CDS encoding restriction endonuclease, producing MSEINIIDKLTGVEFEIFVKEFLENIGFSNLKTTKASGDFGVDVTGNLNTEKYVIQTKRYNRPVNLKSVQEVYTGMKYYGADLCMVVSNNIFTEAAIELAKSCNCKLVDRDDLEKWLKKDFSSPKMFLEFLQEKKLKKFKIPSEKLVQEYYSLKEKLGKQPTISDIDSKCKFSSSVYRKRWGTWNFFLKAINEPIIQNKSITIKEFENNFKDVKEQIGKTPTTKDMNILGEYSISAYERKYGTWNKFLEGINESLNKKHKISKDDFVNEFSRVKLLLGHVPTTFEMSENGNIAPNSYRRIWGSWSNFLKEQGEKYQKRNIPEADLIRAYLGLKKQLNKESLTQKDMNDFGNYCASVYERRFGSWNKFLKYIGDKENLKTDISKKDLKEEYLRIKNILNKSTLSCSDIRKHSKYALSTYFKRFGSWNSFLKEIG